TCTAAAGAATAGTGTTATAAAGACTTTGAAGCTACACAGTCTATATAAGTAACTAATAGTGGATAAATTGAGTTGGAGAAGTACCTGTAGCTTTATTTTTCTGAGTCCTAGCCATTTCGGCTTCGATTTCTTTTATCCTTTCTATGATACCCATTTTGTCTGCTGTTGTTGTGCCTGCTTCCAAGAGATAAGTAATAACTTAAAATTAACAAATAACAATCAAGCCCATACAAAATTGTTAACTCATAAATACGAAATTCAAATAAGTTTAGAGAACAACAACCCTACAAGCTTCAACATTTAGACGAACAAAAACGCAATGCACGTAACAAGATATTCATGCGTATAACAAAGAGTGATATCACATTTCACCCATCAGTAATCAACTCTAATACAAaactaaaccctaattctaaCCTTTGAAAGACTTTAAAGCCCCAATCCACTGTCATGTAACCAGTTATTCCAAAATCTAGAGCTAACCCAGATCGTTTAAACCACAAATCCAACGAAACCTAGATAATTAATTTGAATTAAACAAATTCAATTACTCAATACACAAACACTTGAAAAAGATACACTTTTTCAATAAAGGTGCTACCTTTAAACAAAACCCATAAAATTTGTGTAGCCCCAAACATAAATTAGATATAATTAGTCAAACCCAGATTGATATTAATGCAAAATCGATCTGAATTTACAGCTGCAAATCTAGAAAAAAATAATTGGGgaaaaattgaaaacaaagagAAAGGATTCCTATACCAACCTTAGAGAATCTTAATGAGATTGTTGAGGAATTGAAATATGAAACCCTGATTCTGGAAggatgatgattttatgaagtgAGAAGTGAGAATCTCACCACTAAACCCTTCTTGACTCTGTTTCTCGAAATCTATATAGAGAAAGAAGTGAAGATGAATACGAAAACGTGATATCGTGTTTTGTAGGGGTATGGGGGTTATAGTATTCCCTGAATCGTAGCCTTTGGATTGTTGTTGTTAATCTCGAGGATCGACGCCTTGGAGTCGTTCTGTTTGTATTTGCATCTGACTCAATATCTGAATCTTACTCGGCAAAAATCAGATGCGAGACCCTTTTATGTTTTTTGATTCAGACTTAATTCTTGAGACCCTTTTATGTTTTTTGATTCAGACTTAATTCTTGACTCGGACTCATTTCTCAGGCTCGTTTTAATCATAGAATAAAATATGCCCAACTAATGGGACCAAGCCAGTGACTCCCATATTTTTGAGTCACTTGAGTCAGATCTGTATCACATAGTTAACAAACACATTGAATCAAGtctagatgagtcaggtgatttcattcAGATCCATTTCATCTTCCGAAACCAAAACTTTTGATGTTATTTGACACACAATAATTTCTATATGCCTATTGTGGATTTGCACCCCATGGGATCGATAAActttttgaatcttattcaccAAAGAGATACGACTTTGTGCTATGGTTAACTCTGGGCGATTCagatagaaaaagaaagaaacacgaTGCAAGTAAGGTTTTGACCGACCTAAAATTCCTGAATCATGGTATGGATGATGGTGAATCTTTTGAAATGAAACCATGACCGTCATCTAAAGctattttcaaattcaaatcccCATCATCAGGGACAGGAAGCTACATTCAAGTCATTTATGGGCAACACAGGAGAATTCGAATTTTCCTGCTATTAGGGATGGTTTTCTTGAGTTTTGGCAATTAGGCTCAAAGAAACCACTAACATATACAACTTGATGCTACAGAGGGACACCAATTCAGCAAACATCAATCTGAAATAACAGGCAAACTGCAAATACAGTGGTACTATTGTGTCGGTATCTAAAACCTTAACGTTTCTAGCAACATTCATATATAGCTACAAGAAACCAGACCTTGCTTCATTTACAATAGGTCGACTACCAGCAGAGACAACTCCTGCTACCTTACCTACTTTGTGGCTTACTTTTACTCCCCCTACTATTTTGCGGCCGAATATTCCTCCTCCAGCTCCTGGCTTCCGACCTCTGATGCTTCCTACTTTTCGGCCTAGCTCGGGTGGTGGTCCCTGTGAATACTTCTCTGCAAGCTCTCTGACACGTGAAAGTATGTGTGCAGGGAGGGCCGCAGAAGCTTGCTTCTTTGAATTTAGCATCTGCAAGTTTTGTGCAGGCCAATCAGAAATTAAGTTCGAAAACATATTATGTCTAGCCAAATCTACCGTTAAGaataatatgaacaaattagtaAGCACAATTCCAAATAAAACTGAGGGGACTCACATCTCTGACAGCTGGAGGATGTGCATAGCTGGCTCTTAGCAGGTTCCTCCACTTATCCTAGAAAGTTCAGATTATCCAAACGTTAACCTTATTAACAACTTTAATTCACACAGAAAGCTAAAGCATAGGGATTGTTTGGTGCACATACCTTGAGATCAACAGAAGTTCGGTAAGAGTAGGATGTGAAGCCAAGTTTCTTGATCTCAGACCACCTTCCAGCTCCAAACTTTGCGACGCCTTCAACCAGTTGTGTAACCTCACTGAGAGTCCAAGCTCGATGATGTTTCCTTACGGGCTCACCCTTAGTGGTAGACTGAATTCTTACATTGTGATCTGAATTGTCTTCAGCTAAGTCTAGATTTTTCGTTTCCACCTGCTGTTCCACACTAATGCATGTTTTCACATCATTATGATTCTCCttatcttcctcctcttctttcttttggtcagaAGCAATCTGGAGGCAAAACATCCATTAGCATATTTGTTTTGGATCATTACATGTTGAAATTAGTGTTTTAGTGATGCATCAATAGAATAACGGTAGAGGCACGCGTGAGAAGCATGACATCAGTGCACGGGGGCTTTTAATAGTCTAGATTGGCCAGACATCGAACAGATTGTGGGGGTTATTTTTCAGGAACAGTCCTCGTCCACGTCAAAGAACATACATTTAAGTGGATCTTTAGGTACACAATATACAGCAGAAGGAAGTTTAAGTTGTGAGTCTTGTGACAACATGCGAACTTTTAGGGCTCAATAAACAGACTGCAATATGACATTCACTttgtaaaaggaaagaaaaacttcCATCAAAGGTCTAGATCTTACCGGCTGTTCACTTTGTTGAGGTGCCAATTTAGCCTTCAGATCTTTATCTCCATTCTCATTATCTGGCTGAGAAACACACTCGTCAAGGGTCTTTGTGATCAGTTTTGCGTCCACGCCCATGCTACCAGGATGGAATTTCTGGCAATCACACAAGTAAGCAACTTAGTACACAAGATCATTTTTGCCAGTTTTGCCACAGCCCACAACACATAACTGGGTTAAACACTAGTCTTGCTCGACCAATTTAGTTGCCAGTCAGAAGTAAATAACAGATAAATAAATTTCACGTGATAAGAAGATTTTGCATACCATGAGAGGCATAAAATTTTCTCTGGGGCGCCCTCTTCGCACCCTAGAAACATATGGGACTTGCACTCCAGATCCCCCAAAGGATTCCTGCCGAGTCACGACAACTGGCCTGTCCAAACCAACACTTTGCACAGGTTTGACCTGGGGCTTTGGATCAGACTGGCAATTCCCAGAACTTTTAACAGATGACACTGGTTTCCCACTGCATTCGCTATTATCATCTTTAGAAAGTTCTTCAATATATCTCTTGGTAGGTTTCCGTACTCTTTTGGAATGTTCATTATGAGGATCTTCACAAATATATTCATCTTCAGCATCAGATTTCCGCAGTCTCTTGCCAGATACCTGCTCATCTCCAACTTTGTTAGCAGGGGTGATCGGTGAATCTTTGTGGCTACCTTTAAAAATTCCGTCTACTTGATCTTCACTCTTAGAGCATTTTATCTCGGAAGGGGCTCCTTCCTCAATTTTCTTCCTTCTGATCAAGGTTTTGTCTTTAATGGTAAAAGTTGAAGTTGCAACATCACACGAGTTGGTCAATCCCATGGCGATCCGCCTCTTAAGCCAAAGCTTGTCCTTGACAGTTGTTTCTCGCCCAAAAGTAGCCCTAAAAGTTCCATGAAGTTCTTTTACTGATAAATTATCCAAGCAGATTTCTCCTTTTATCTTAGAAAAGTCTGGTATCAAGCTGCTGCAACTGGCGGAAGCTGACGAAGAAGATTCAGAGATTCTCAATGCATCTGCAGGCTTTTCAGAGATTCTCAATGCATCTGCAGGCTTCAAACATGTCTCTCCCTGTACTTGAGTAGTACACTTCTCATTCACTCCAGGTGATACTAGGGGAACAGTTTCCTGCAAAGAAAACCAGCTAGAGTTTAGAACTTCAAGGAAAAACGAAAGAGGATAAAGTAAACAAAGCTAGCGGGATTCACTATAAGGTGGCATACAGTGTGCCACTGTTTTGCAGCAAAAAGAGAAATCCTTGAATCTAATCCCTTTTAAGATTATCAAACAGAGCACCTTAAATTATGCTGGACGAGTCTAAGTAGGCTGACACCAAGACAAACTGCAAATTACATAGAGGTCTATCAAGCTAATCAGCTAAATGTTATCAAGCATTTGACAATGAAACAGTCACATTTTCTGAAGGAGGTAATTATCTCAATCATATGTCGAAAAAAGGGAAGAAATAGGCTGCAGAACCAACACAAAAAAGAGTTAGCCAGACATCATTGATTGTAATTGCAATGTGCCAATTTAAGGCCCTAAGTAAAGGGTGAGTTTATCCATAACATGTCCCAATGgttgattttgaaacaaaaatgatgtcCGCGGTAATTGATTTACTAGATTATCTTTAATCGTTAATATTATTCGAGATATTTTACTAGAATATCCATACATAAAAAGACAGAGTCAAAGGCATCGCTTCAATCACGCCTTCTTGTATCTGTCCAGAGAACACAAATGAAGCGTAGAAAGGAAGACACCAAGTCTGACATTAACTCGCGTTCAAGGCGCGTGCCACACTTGGTATTAATTATTGGCGAGCTGATAAGCTGGTAAGTAGCACTAACTGCTCCACACACCCATAACATGTTCAATAAAAAGAACTCAGAGGTTTCAGCGTAAGGTTGACAACTTCTAGTAGAATATGTATACCTTTAGAATTCAAAGTAGAAAGTATGCATGCCTTAAACCAAGGTACACAAATTTAGGGATTAAAACAAAAACTCGTTTAATAACTTTAGTGGCTCACCTCAAGCGCGGCCTTTAACTTTTGCACTTTCACTTCGGCATTGTTGGGAACTCCTAACATCGAGCTGCTGCATGTGACAGAAGCTAAAGAAGAAGGTCCACAAATTTTCAGAAAACGTGTAGGCTTCAAACACATCTCTACCCCAGCTTGAGTAGCACACTTGTCATTCACTCCATGTGACACCATGGGAACAGTATCCTGCGAAGAAGGATCACTAGCTGGCAATACTTCAGCACTGTTGGAAATTCCTAGCATCGAGCTGCTGCATGTGACAGAAGCTAAAGAAGAAGGTccacaaattttcaaaaaacctgCAGGCTTCATACACATCTCAACCCCCAATTGAGTATTACACTTGTCATTCACTCCATGTGACACCAGGGGAGCACTTTCCTGCAGAGAAGGATCAGTTAGAGATTTATCATCACTAGCTGGCAATACACACCATAAACCTTTATGCAAGAAGATGAATGACCAAGAGACCCACTTGATAAGCTGAGCCTCTATTCCTCTAAAACTATCAGGTTAAAGAGTATGATTTCAGCCTTTCAGGAAGATCTAATCAATTAAATGCTTCTAGACTCATGGTATTTGCAAATTCATGGGCAATAGCGAAGTAAACAAttgcaaaaagaaaaaggctGAAGCAACAAAATCAGAATTATTCAACATTGAATAACTCCCAAGGATAATCGGCTAAGATGTTATCAAGCATTTTACGGTAAAACAGTCAGATTTTCTAAAGGAGATAATTATCTCAAGCATGTCTAACAAAGGGCAGAATAAAAAAAAGGCTGCAGAACCGAGACAAGAAAAAGTTAGCCACACATCAATTATTAGAAATTGGTATGTGCCATTTAAGGCCCTGAGCATAAAGACCGAGTTTTATCCACTCAGACCCAAACAAAAGGTCACTCCTGTACTTCCTTCATTTTGTCATGTCATCACTAGCATCCGATAGGATTTCACCTTTCCAATACCAAGCATAATACCTCAATGGTTAATTCTGAAACAAAATTGATCATCACAGTAATTGATTTACTATAATATTAACTAACAGTAGCACACTGGAACTAGATATAAGCTGACAAGCTGGTAATTAGCAATAACTGCTCCATACACGGTACACCCATAACATGTTCAATGAAAAAGAACCCCAAAGGATTTCAATGCTAAGGTTGACAACTTATAGTAGAACATGTATACCTTTAAAATTCAAAGCGGTAAATATGCATGACATAAAATAAGGCTACACAAATTCAGGGATTTAAATGAAAATTCATTTAATAACTTCAGTGACTAACCTCGAGCAAGGCCTTTAACTTGTGCACTTTCACGTCAGCATTGTTAGAAATTCGTAGCATCGAGCTGCTGCATGTGGCAGAAGCTAAAGAAGAAGGTCCACAAATTTTCAAAAATCCTGAAGGCTTCATACACATCTCGACCCCCACTTGAGTAGTACTCTTGTCATTCACTCCATGCGACACTAGGGGAACAGTTTCCTGCGAAGAAGGATCAGTTAGAGATTGATCATCACTAGCTGGCAATACACCATCACACACTTGGTAACCCGAGCCTCTATCCCTCTGTAACTATCAGGTTAAAGAGCATGATTTCATCCGTTAAAGAAGATCTAATCAAATAAATGCTTTTGGACTCATGGTATTTGCAAATGCGTGGGCAATAAGGGAGTAAACAATtgcttttaaaaaagaaaaaggctGCAGCAAATCCAACAAAAACAGAAGTATTTGGCATTGACTAAACTCCTAAAGAATAGTCGGCTGAGATGTTATCAAGCATTATATAATGAACTACAGGAGATAATTAACTCAAACATGTCtaaagaaaggaagaaaaaaaaaagctgcaGATCCAAGACAAGAAAGATTTAGCCATGCGTCAATTATTAGAAATTCCTAATTGCCATTTAAGGCCATAAGCATGACGACTGACAATATCCATTAATATTCATATAAAAGGTCACTCCTGTATTTCCTTCATGTTCATGTTATCACTGGCCTCCAATAGGTTTTGACCTTTCCAATACCAAGCGAATGCCTCAATGGTTAACGCTGAAACAAAATGATTGTCCGCAGCAATTGAGCAACTAGATAAGATCTAGAGACAGTATTAACTATTAGCACACTGGAACTAGATAAATGCTGATAAGCTGATAATTAGCAATAACACATACACACATAACATGTAGGTTTCCACTACGTGGCGCCCAGTGGAAAAAAGTGCAACTTTCCCGTCTAGGCGGCACAAAACAAAGTTGCACAAATTTGGGGATTAAAATGCAAATTCATTTAATAACTTAAGTGGCTCACCTCAAGCGGGGCTTTTAACTCTTGCAATTTCACTTCAACATTGTTGGAAATTCCTGTCAAACATGGGCCACTGATGTCATATATATGTCATTAATATGAAAACAAACATAAAACCCAAAATGTGCATTGTCATTAAAAGTTAATGATATAGTTAGAAAGTGTGATCTATTAGTAAATCTTAGATCTTAAATAGCTCAACCCTCAACAGAGCCTTATATAGAgctaagaaatttaaaacataaacGAGCAAGTGCAACGTCAAGCAAAAATTCTTAAAAGGGGATCATCGAAAGCTCCTTCTATATGTAGTTTACATGTCCTTCTAGAAGGATACCAGCACTTTCTGGAACACGGAAGCTTATTCTGATAGACGCACAATGAAAACTACAGACGCGAATTGGGTTGTGTAAGTATGGTAGCATTCTTGTCTCCAGATGTTCTTCCTGTGTTAAAGTACTAAAGACATCTATGAGGAAGCAGTTTTTGCCACCCTAGTTAGTTAAAAACCTTTCATCAATATCACTCCCTTCTTGTATTCAAGGATTCATATACACATCGTTTTCCCCTCTAACTTAACAGTAAACCTACGCATGCAATCACATATAAAAGAAATACCCACACCTCCCGAAACAATTAACACGGACACTAACAAATAGAACACCGTAGTAGAGCATACTAATCAAACACCAAATACAGAAACAATGGCTACCTTCGGATCCCAGTAAATTATTCCTCACAGGGAGAACCCCGGCTTCATTTAATATACACTCTTTAGCCTGTCTTGTGTCAACAACTATAGGCAGCAATTCACTCTTATCCTCTTCAAGaaagtcatcaacctccataACATCATCATCCGTAGCAGAAATTATTCTCCCATCTCCATCCAcctaaacaaaaaaacaacaaacaaacaatgAAATCCCACACAGCCAACAAATTACAAAGCCTAGTGAACTACCACCGTGTCGAAAAACGAAATGCAAGTAGAATAGTTACCCGGACAAGTTTGTAAACAACAGGGTCCGCAATCTCATTTGAAGACAACAATGACACGCCATCTTTCCCACCCAAACTCTCATTCCTCCCTAGTTCCTCATTTCCATCTACAACCGCCATCGTTACCATAGTAAATCCGCCACATGCAACTCAAATCGACACTGTAAAAGTAAACAGCATAGACGACAATCAATTATGAAACTCTACAAACAAAATGCAAATGGCACCAAATAAAAACACTAAAACTTCATCTAACAACAcacaaattaaaaaaatcaaaccagcCCCAGACCTCTAATCACATATTATT
This genomic interval from Papaver somniferum cultivar HN1 unplaced genomic scaffold, ASM357369v1 unplaced-scaffold_107, whole genome shotgun sequence contains the following:
- the LOC113328165 gene encoding uncharacterized protein LOC113328165, whose amino-acid sequence is MVTMAVVDGNEELGRNESLGGKDGVSLLSSNEIADPVVYKLVRVDGDGRIISATDDDVMEVDDFLEEDKSELLPIVVDTRQAKECILNEAGVLPVRNNLLGSEGISNNVEVKLQELKAPLEETVPLVSHGVNDKSTTQVGVEMCMKPSGFLKICGPSSLASATCSSSMLRISNNADVKVHKLKALLEESAPLVSHGVNDKCNTQLGVEMCMKPAGFLKICGPSSLASVTCSSSMLGISNSAEVLPASDPSSQDTVPMVSHGVNDKCATQAGVEMCLKPTRFLKICGPSSLASVTCSSSMLGVPNNAEVKVQKLKAALEETVPLVSPGVNEKCTTQVQGETCLKPADALRISEKPADALRISESSSSASASCSSLIPDFSKIKGEICLDNLSVKELHGTFRATFGRETTVKDKLWLKRRIAMGLTNSCDVATSTFTIKDKTLIRRKKIEEGAPSEIKCSKSEDQVDGIFKGSHKDSPITPANKVGDEQVSGKRLRKSDAEDEYICEDPHNEHSKRVRKPTKRYIEELSKDDNSECSGKPVSSVKSSGNCQSDPKPQVKPVQSVGLDRPVVVTRQESFGGSGVQVPYVSRVRRGRPRENFMPLMKFHPGSMGVDAKLITKTLDECVSQPDNENGDKDLKAKLAPQQSEQPIASDQKKEEEEDKENHNDVKTCISVEQQVETKNLDLAEDNSDHNVRIQSTTKGEPVRKHHRAWTLSEVTQLVEGVAKFGAGRWSEIKKLGFTSYSYRTSVDLKDKWRNLLRASYAHPPAVRDMLNSKKQASAALPAHILSRVRELAEKYSQGPPPELGRKVGSIRGRKPGAGGGIFGRKIVGGVKVSHKVGKVAGVVSAGSRPIVNEARSGFL